From the genome of Ananas comosus cultivar F153 linkage group 16, ASM154086v1, whole genome shotgun sequence, one region includes:
- the LOC109722309 gene encoding probable plastid-lipid-associated protein 14, chloroplastic — protein MALCGIAFYPAPRWIAAPTTPSSPRFPIPAPDPRGRPRARCSLRRAPKRAAAAAAEKEASAVVAEEEEEEEAGPVLRFRASDFAVSDHVSVGLQGRSDEVIFEATVCDPKSPLYNSRVVLRKLTSIQAKRRGRRALQVLKKLARRQLMYHSYSMQVHGYMFDGESGNEGLFTLVHGYHGSYSLRHWLQLSDWLPTLEATLALDEEYVRRVGDDTIGGPAVTRQLRLTRILMRDLLIGVNYLHSHGLAHTELRLENVHISPIDKHVKVGILGNAVDFYENTPSGNLVDGNTDRRKMMIAFDMRCVGFIMAKLILKELMNPSIFLKFQSFLTKGNDPSCLREFLLPILCRNSPSGNAGLQMLDRNWGAGWNLLSLLLATKPSERISCLDALRHPFLCGPRWRVSPSMDVIRWGLGSTAVRMAEDYIYGRHQRNRIAHFIELIELLNPRPRPKSWLDLLPGRWRLLYSTGRHIGLTLREPSPRVLISNAYLNFVPSPHSNHPVFSLSSDISFKVMPTPNWPHDKSGAPGSLHVKSSVSITPGRLYFTEEEGESKELSFQNHSIRKLPRSKWKATKLKELPSSLPAVKLIADGIDISLSYESSSLSVDAAKNVLQEVRTQIPPEMFDVSRLVCGSYVDARMMVLRGANGSALLFIRSCSNS, from the exons ATGGCCCTCTGCGGGATCGCCTTCTACCCCGCACCCCGCTGGATCGCGGCCCCCACTACGCCCTCGTCGCCGCGGTTCCCGATCCCGGCGCCGGATCCGAGGGGGCGACCGAGGGCGAGGTGCTCCTTGAGGAGGGCTCCGAAgcgcgccgcggcggcggcggcggagaaggaggcgtcggcggtggtggcggaggaggaggaggaggaggaggcggggcCGGTGCTCAGGTTTAGGGCTTCGGATTTCGCCGTCTCCGATCACGTCAGCGTCGGGCTTCAAGGAAGG TCGGACGAGGTGATCTTTGAGGCGACGGTTTGTGATCCCAAGAG CCCATTGTACAATTCGAGGGTGGTTCTGCGGAAACTCACAAGCATCCAAGCTAAGCGTAGAGGCCGCCGTGCTTTGCAG GTGTTAAAGAAGCTTGCTCGGCGTCAGCTCATGTACCACTCGTATTCCATGCAAGTACATGGATACATGTTCGATGGCGAATCTGGGAACGAAGGCCTGTTTACATTGGTGCATGGC TATCATGGAAGTTATTCACTGAGGCACTGGCTTCAGCTCTCTGATTGGCTACCAACATTAGAAGCAACACTGGCATTGGATGAAGAATATGTTAGAAGGGTGGGGGATGACACCATTGGAGGGCCTGCTGTCACCCGACAGTTGCGTCTCACCAGGATTCTGATGAGAGATCTTTTGATTGGT GTCAATTACTTGCATAGCCATGGACTGGCCCATACAGAGTTGAGGCTGGAGAATGTACATATAAGCCCAATTGACAAACATGTCAAG GTTGGAATTCTTGGAAATGCTGTGGATTTCTATGAAAACACTCCAAGTGGCAATCTAGTAGATGGTAACACTGACAGGAGAAAAATGATGATTGCATTTGACATGAG ATGTGTTGGTTTCATCATGGCAAAATTGATCCTAAAGGAGCTCATGAATCCTTCAATCTTCCTGAAGTTCCAGTCTTTTTTGACTAAG GGAAACGATCCATCATGCTTGCGCGAGTTCCTCCTTCCAATATTATGCCGAAATTCTCCTTCTGGGAATGCTGGTTTGCAA ATGCTGGATAGGAACTGGGGTGCGGGTTGGAATCTTTTGTCTTTGCTTTTGGCAACAAAGCCATCTGAGCGGATTAG TTGTCTGGATGCATTGAGGCACCCATTTCTATGTGGACCTAGATGGCGTGTAAGTCCATCGATGGATGTCATTAGGTGGGGTTTAGGTTCTACTGCAGTCCGTATGGCAGAAGATTATATCTATGGACGGCATCAG CGTAACAGAATTGCTCACTTCATCGAACTAATTGAGTTGCTGAACCCCCGTCCAAGACCAAAG AGCTGGCTTGACCTTCTGCCTGGTCGATGGCGCCTTTTGTACAGCACCGGAAggcacataggactaacacttCGTGAACCTTCTCCAAGAGTCCTCATCAGCAATGCATACCTAAATTTCGTGCCAAGTCCTCATTCGAACCACCCcgtcttttctctctcatcagACATCAGTTTTAAGGTCATGCCGACGCCTAACTGGCCCCACGACAAGTCTGGAGCTCCCGGATCTCTCCACGTAAAATCTTCCGTCAGCATAACTCCCGGGAGGCTTTATTTCACGGAAGAAGAAGGTGAATCGAAAGAGCTGAGTTTCCAAAATCATTCTATTCGTAAGTTGCCACGCAGTAAGTGGAAGGCGACAAAATTGAAGGAGCTTCCCTCGAGTCTACCCGCCGTAAAACTCATCGCGGACGGTATAGATATATCGCTTAGTTACGAGTCGTCTTCATTAAGTGTCGATGCGGCGAAAAATGTGCTCCAAGAGGTTAGAACACAGATTCCACCTGAGATGTTCGACGTGTCCAGGCTCGTGTGTGGGTCCTATGTGGACGCGAGGATGATGGTTCTTCGCGGGGCGAATGGATCGGCTTTGCTGTTCATCAGATCATGTTCTAATAGCTAA